A region of Salvelinus alpinus chromosome 6, SLU_Salpinus.1, whole genome shotgun sequence DNA encodes the following proteins:
- the LOC139577710 gene encoding gastrula zinc finger protein xLCGF3.1-like isoform X2 — protein MTHLITQHHILTQASIMEVLANTAVADICKLVDDDYAVFRLEITQSQKENRTLRRKLQLLEQKVTRERTERTMRDRVLASRPSSVKILDRYRGMARGNLTGGYRSFVKPAGHNTWRDDQPITVDEGSGTSTQHVIVIESAETGVAGPGVKQERTEGEDTRLSRDIQTGLTGAPPVSREDPAASPQPRTQHSITEACHLKRHQRVHTGEKPYSCPHCEKRFSRQDQLKMHLKVHTGERPFACTHCRKRFSERSNLRIHQQKNHSTM, from the exons ATGACTCATTTAATTACCCAACATCACATACTTACCCAAG cctccattatggaggtgctagcgaataCAGCCGTGGCAGAcatctgtaaactcgtagacgatgactatgcagtgtttcgtttggaaataactcaaagccagaaagaaaacaggacATTACGGAGGAAACTACAGCTATTGGAACAGAAGGTGACACGGGAGCGCACAGAGAGGACAATGCGAGACCGCGTCCTCGCCAGTCGTCCCAGTAGTGTCAAGATCCTCGACCGATACAGAGGAATGGCCAGAG GAAATCTCACTGGAGGCTacaggagctttgtgaagccagcaggacacaatacatggagagatgaccaaccaatcactgttgatgaggggagtggaacctcaacccagcacgttatcgtgatagag TCTGCAGAAACAGGGGTTGCAGGTCCTGGGGTCAAGCAGGAGAGAACTGAAGGAGAGGACACAAGACtcagcagagacatccagactggaTTGACTGGAGCACCCCCTGTATCCAGGGAGGACCCCGCCGCCTCGCCTCAGCCCAGGACCCAGCACAGcatcacggag GCTTGTCACCtaaagaggcaccagagggtccacacaggggagaaaccctacagtTGCCCCCattgtgagaagaggttctcccgccaggaccagctgaagatgcacctgaaggtccacacgggagagaggcCATTTGCATGTACGCACTGcaggaagaggttctcagagaggagcaacctcaggatacaccagcagaaaaaccaTTCCACTATGTAA
- the LOC139577710 gene encoding uncharacterized protein isoform X1: MTHLITQHHILTQASIMEVLANTAVADICKLVDDDYAVFRLEITQSQKENRTLRRKLQLLEQKVTRERTERTMRDRVLASRPSSVKILDRYRGMARGNLTGGYRSFVKPAGHNTWRDDQPITVDEGSGTSTQHVIVIESAETGVAGPGVKQERTEGEDTRLSRDIQTGLTGAPPVSREDPAASPQPRTQHSITEVSGTPNTVLKSEIDTETLTVTHRLLPTGSDHRSDSERLELGPLGCPPASSSEYLPVFHQSQRTVHSCGDGDALDTGVDDLPCSYATEMDPGNISLGLETQTDLFREDWNQYSSSVYSEGCLDKKREVIVVDEVKVEGDAPPTWNADSHLGDRHSQGRDFLDYRESLDTNINVVTHSPLHAFRDRVPVSTSMAPSDSHGCVVFDQVLNSNDQRAMARGGGATSGNSKEKRFLCMFCNKGFSCPQKVEIHQRVHTGEKPYSCTQCHMCFSQACHLKRHQRVHTGEKPYSCPHCEKRFSRQDQLKMHLKVHTGERPFACTHCRKRFSERSNLRIHQQKNHSTM, from the exons ATGACTCATTTAATTACCCAACATCACATACTTACCCAAG cctccattatggaggtgctagcgaataCAGCCGTGGCAGAcatctgtaaactcgtagacgatgactatgcagtgtttcgtttggaaataactcaaagccagaaagaaaacaggacATTACGGAGGAAACTACAGCTATTGGAACAGAAGGTGACACGGGAGCGCACAGAGAGGACAATGCGAGACCGCGTCCTCGCCAGTCGTCCCAGTAGTGTCAAGATCCTCGACCGATACAGAGGAATGGCCAGAG GAAATCTCACTGGAGGCTacaggagctttgtgaagccagcaggacacaatacatggagagatgaccaaccaatcactgttgatgaggggagtggaacctcaacccagcacgttatcgtgatagag TCTGCAGAAACAGGGGTTGCAGGTCCTGGGGTCAAGCAGGAGAGAACTGAAGGAGAGGACACAAGACtcagcagagacatccagactggaTTGACTGGAGCACCCCCTGTATCCAGGGAGGACCCCGCCGCCTCGCCTCAGCCCAGGACCCAGCACAGcatcacggaggtcagtggaacgcCGAACACCGTCCTCAAGTCAGAGATTGACACTGAGACTTTAACTGTAACACACAGGCTCTTACCCACAGGATCTGACCACAGATCAGACtcagagagactggagctgggGCCACTGGGCTGTCCTCCTGCTTCCAGCTCAGAGTACTTACCGGTATTTCACCAGAGCCAGAGGACGGTTCATTCCTGTGGAGATGGTGACGCGTTAGACACTGGTGTTGATGACCTGCCTTGTTCTTACGCTACAGAGATGGACCCTGGCAACATATCCTTGGGTTTAGAGACACAGACTGATCTGTTTAGAGAGGACTGGAaccagtacagtagtagtgtatactctgaagggtgcctagATAAGAAACGGGAGGTTATAGTGGTAGACGAGGTGAAAGTGGAGGGCGACGCTCCTCCCACATGGAATGCAGATAGTCACTTAGGAGACAGACACTCACAGGGTAGAGATTTCTTAGATTACAGAGAAAGCTtggacacaaatataaatgttgTCACCCACTCCCCTTTACACGCATTCAGGGATCGTGTCCCAGTGTCCACGTCGATGGCACCTTCCGATTCACACGGCTGCGTCGTTTTCGATCAAGTGTTGAACTCAAATGACCAAAGGGCCATGGCTCGTGGAGGGGGAGCAACATCCGGCAATAGTAAAGAgaaacggttcctctgcatgttctgtaatAAAGGCTTCAGCTGCCCACAGAaagtggagatccaccagagggtccacacaggggagaaaccctacagctgtacccagtgtcataTGTGCTTTTCCCAGGCTTGTCACCtaaagaggcaccagagggtccacacaggggagaaaccctacagtTGCCCCCattgtgagaagaggttctcccgccaggaccagctgaagatgcacctgaaggtccacacgggagagaggcCATTTGCATGTACGCACTGcaggaagaggttctcagagaggagcaacctcaggatacaccagcagaaaaaccaTTCCACTATGTAA